One Tripterygium wilfordii isolate XIE 37 chromosome 10, ASM1340144v1, whole genome shotgun sequence DNA segment encodes these proteins:
- the LOC120007249 gene encoding Werner Syndrome-like exonuclease — translation MSFAGKYIEITVTANSSVIDSWVSIIRSMHIGQQVVVGLVCEWRPNTTILMNNKTATLQLCIDTKCLIIQLFYLDRIPQSLKSFLTDPNFTFVGVEVARDVEKLRLEYGLNCASISDVRELTMVRWPTMFYRKPGLKDIARLVVGLEMPKPIHVTRSDWQDRVLDLVQIEYVAIDAYASYKIGHRLLKEK, via the coding sequence ATGTCTTTCGCAGGAAAATACATAGAAATAACCGTAACTGCCAATTCCTCTGTAATTGATTCATGGGTTTCGATCATTCGATCCATGCATATCGGTCAGCAGGTTGTTGTAGGACTGGTTTGTGAATGGCGGCCGAATACAACCATTCTCATGAACAACAAAACAGCAACTCTGCAACTATGCATTGACACCAAGTGCCTTATAATCCAACTATTCTATCTGGATCGCATTCCTCAATCTCTCAAGAGTTTCTTAACTGACCCCAATTTTACTTTTGTTGGCGTTGAAGTTGCAAGAGATGTTGAGAAGCTTAGGTTGGAATATGGGCTTAACTGTGCCAGCATTTCTGATGTTCGTGAACTCACTATGGTTCGTTGGCCTACTATGTTCTACAGGAAACCTGGCTTGAAAGATATAGCCCGTTTGGTTGTTGGACTTGAAATGCCGAAGCCGATTCATGTTACTAGGAGTGATTGGCAGGATAGGGTTCTTGATCTGGTTCAAATTGAATATGTTGCCATTGATGCTTATGCTTCTTACAAGATTGGCCACCGTCTGCTTAAAGAGAAGTAA